The following are encoded together in the Lathyrus oleraceus cultivar Zhongwan6 unplaced genomic scaffold, CAAS_Psat_ZW6_1.0 chrUn0042, whole genome shotgun sequence genome:
- the LOC127112144 gene encoding uncharacterized protein LOC127112144: MELGRRNAKKYTFKCPDLTELKKLGSMLVSLEDFRAQYGRLMGILKTKVEDGVLNTLVQFYDPLYHCFTFTHYRLMPTLEEYSYWFGLPVSDKLPFSGSEKTPTSATIAEALHLETSVVKANFTKKGGILSLTSRFLSEKAFIFAEADSRDAFEAIFALLIYGIVLFPNIYDFVDVNDIQIFLIGNPVPILLGDTYLSIHHRTKKGGGTILCCAPLLYKWFISHLPRSRLFRENPQKLRWSQRFMSIDQGSIHWYDPSYDVGVIIDSCGFFYLNEEESSSLKDRIIHAWRNIHRKGKDRLGRKNCVAFEPYTQWVYGRASEFKMPYALEKPSFPFAITSPSTIPIEYMEEIQEVLDRLKLERGTWEGKYHILNDKKMKMDQQLKEKDDLIEILEQQVVKKQEEQEGLLLAKVQSFHEYSKIPPTLGAWKGIVDKLMIENAQLKRQKRKHQPTARPSSYEIP, from the exons ATGGAACTTGGAAGGAGGAATGCAAAGAAATACACTTTCAAATGTCCTGACTTAACAGAGTTGAAGAAGCTTGGTTCTATGTTAGTTAGTCTAGAGGATTTCAGAGCTCAGTATGGAAGACTTATGGGTATcttgaagaccaaggttgaagatggAGTTCTCAACACCCTGGTACAATTTTATGATCCactctaccattgcttcacatttaCACACTACCGGCTTATGCCTACTCTAGAAGAATACTCTTATTGGTTCGGTTTGCCAGTGTCTGACAAATTACCATTCAGTGGTTCAGAAAAGACCCCTACATCAGCAACTATTGCAGAAGCACTTCACCTAGAAACGTCTGTTGTGAAGGCCAACTTCACTAAAAAAGGAGGGATTCTAAGTCTAACCTCTAGATTCCTGTCGGAGAAAGCCTTTATCTTTGCAGAAGCAGATAGTAGAGATGCCTTTGAAGCCATTTTTGCTTTACTCATTTATGGAATTGTGCTCTTCCCAAACATTTATGACTTTGTGGATGTTAATGATATACAAATCTTCTTAATTGGCAACCCAGTACCCATATTACTTGGAGATACATACCTTTCTATCCATCACAGGACAAAGAAAGGTGGTGGAACCATTCTTTGTTGTGCACCTCTcctatataagtggtttatttctcacttacctaGATCCAGGCTCTTCAGGGAGAATCCACAGAAGCTCAGATGGTCTCAGAGGTTCATGTCCATTGATCAAGGGAGTATACATTGGTATGACCCCTCCTATGATGTTGGAGTaattattgatagttgtg GTTTCTTTTACCTCAATGAAGAAGAGAGTTCCAGTCTAAAGGATAGAATCATACATGCTTGGCGCAACATTCACAGGAAAGGAAAAGACCGATTAGGAAGaaagaattgtgttgcttttgAGCCCTACACCCAATGGGTTTATGGTAGAGCTAGTGAATTTAAGATGCCCTATGCTCTTGAGAAACCTTCATTCCCTTTTGCTATAACATCACCATCCACCATTCCTATTGAGTATATGGAAGAGATTCAAGAAGTTTTGGATAGGTTGAAATTGGAAAGAGGCACTTGGGAAGGCAAGTACCATATCTTGAATGataagaagatgaagatggaCCAACAGCTAAAGGAGAAagatgatttgattgagattttggAACAACAAGTTGTGAAGAAACAGGAGGAACAAGAAGGTTTACTTCTCGCAAAAGTCCAGTCATTTCATGAGTACTCCAAAATACCTCCCACCTTAGGTGCTTGGAAGGGAATTGTCGATAAGCTTATGATCGAGAATGCTCAGCTAAAGAGGCAGAAAAGGAAGCATCAGCCAACAGCAAGACCTTCTTCATATGAGATTCCTTAG